From Papilio machaon chromosome 29, ilPapMach1.1, whole genome shotgun sequence, one genomic window encodes:
- the LOC106710674 gene encoding uncharacterized protein LOC106710674, producing the protein MQEKETSKSNNELSSFTQIFANANTDTNSNVNFEPYKTQVSESNLCDSSIFSDSRFQANIPMQNLFAPPHVKIEDKTLKHFNPGEASTTKIPECFPTNKKDESSKDERNKPEITNNVSNVINTEVSYKIAPIASESQVPKWDNIGFKYFESSSNLPSDSTFDSQATAIVNKELAQTDVFVDSKAHQGFIFDQNAADFFDSPLSTENKVIETVLETVLKEEENDHDLSICETCREVNKPEEKEVENLTDQLIENIIAPIQLSNPVEVPFTGNDNPDVNRTDFEPNQCAEISHITEETIETIQEHAVTDLMDDFKNSSAMPKNYGWLIEETALSGNNVLLEHDYTLQTDNTTSGLFQNNSMTIEEIPTNASDEIKAEYKNSFDEPLTVFPRQMSIPSAPPAEEDSKSDESGLDVHSIEQDATKDFPIYDDNVIEPSETDDDKIEFREREKSSEESIPENDTFTNRIERYKKMEETLDHSHEVLKTTESSSIYEVATSTSPSTTIASYFDTGNYAVENFYRNSLTSQSVSNLNVAQSQNPMTIMRAPPGFESLYPKQFYIVPNENYNAFATPDVNSSQKSVTYVLPDSNVYFDLAKPESSRLTYSYVPPTETNVKPASIMTEESTNETNIEAKNILTTDTTENDIKLPDFATVFGTINKDHQENIEEASPTLSNTETTTKAISELTETNRSVSSSSDSKNVEPEPTRNRESPDVYDFSRLSSYFTSPSQTDPSKSFFELSQSENHYRQEKTSTSTSKCDKLNIPHEKYVSSMNLIKDLTSPSNITSIPKEQIVRTVNYFTVLYDNDSFNHNKKESKTSIPLDVTDSDINIDITPVSNIECTQVDVIETCKHCCSIESGLFRDINVENLNNLGNNKVKIRQFMNKDSSELKKDVNMEAKKEATGDRSFTVNFDNITIEDEKGENVAMMTENRSSGEYSPVKHHWFYRMDSEGKSLWKGFSTVDSTALENAFVSPELSERTLVPTDGGRYDVNVVGRLRVPVYWSGNPTNVMRCSWFYKGTTDARYVPYSELVAEKLEEEYKHGILTGEWHRRLILPNGELVVMHGPSVMVHFLQTSTDDTFSSSSQTTTRPRVVRRGVAESEIEDTEPGQVDHLLLLCHGVGSACDMRFRPVEEVVDDFRTTSLQLIQSHYKNSYESGVVGRIEVLPISWHSTLHSGENGVDKRLAQITLDSIPRLRNFTNDTVLDVLFYTSPVYCQTIIDTVCKELNRIYSLFKSRNPTFTGGVSLGGHSLGSVILYDLLCHQKPLDEMCSDKKYVNGKAGTGQPTVKYPRLEFKPDALYALGSPIAIFECIRGVEMLGSDFCLPTCRKFFNIFHPYDPIAYRIEPLINPQLRNVKPFQIPHHKGRKRMHLELKDTMARVGADIKQKLIESIRSTWSSMWKTQPPNDRQLEKVVEEEMEKEQLAEDNKEDPVNDTTEVTKDMLGELNKGCRIDYVLQEAPFEMINEYLFAMSSHVGYWESEDTMLLMLREVYSDRGVRPDGCVPQNTMTMDRMRFENSSDIGKDYPSTSRGGI; encoded by the exons atgCAAGAAAAGGAAACATCCAAATCTAATAACGAACTATCCAGTTTTACTCAAATATTTGCGAACGCAAATACAGACACGAATTCCAATGTTAATTTCGAACCTTACAAAACACAAGTAAGCGAATCAAATTTATGTGACAGTTCGATCTTTTCAGATTCACGATTTCAAGCTAACATACCAATGCAAAATTTGTTCGCACCACCGCATGTAAAAATAGAAGATAAAActctaaaacattttaatccaGGTGAAGCTTCGACTACTAAAATACCAGAATGCTTTCCTACTAATAAGAAAGATGAAAGTTCTAAAGATGAACGAAACAAACctgaaataacaaataatgtaTCAAATGTTATCAATACTGAAGTGAGTTATAAAATTGCTCCTATTGCAAGTGAATCACAAGTTCCTAAATGGGATAATATTGGGTTTAAGTACTTTGAATCGTCGTCGAATTTACCTAGCGACTCTACATTCGATAGCCAAGCCACTGCTATCGTTAATAAAGAGCTAGCTCAAACAGACGTGTTCGTCGATTCCAAGGCCCATCAAGGATTTATATTCGATCAGAATGCTGCAGATTTTTTTGATAGTCCTTTATCTACTGAGAACAAAGTAATAGAAACTGTCTTAGAAACGGTgttaaaagaagaagaaaacgACCATGATTTAAGTATTTGTGAAACCTGTAGAGAGGTTAATAAACCTGAAGAAAAGGAAGTTGAAAATCTAACAGATCAAttgattgaaaatataatagcaCCAATACAACTGTCTAATCCTGTCGAAGTACCATTTACTGGAAATGATAATCCAGACGTAAATAGGACTGATTTTGAGCCCAATCAATGTGCTGAAATCTCACATATTACAGAAGAAACCATTGAAACAATACAAGAACATGCTGTGACAGACCTTATggatgattttaaaaatagttcagCTATGCCCAAAAATTACGGATGGCTAATAGAGGAAACCGCTTTGTCTGGCAATAATGTTCTTCTAGAACATGACTACACTTTACAAACAGATAACACGACTTCAGGACTCTTCCAAAATAATTCCATGACCATAGAAGAGATACCAACTAATGCAAGCGATGAAATCAAAGCGGAGTATAAAAATTCATTCGATGAACCGCTAACAGTATTTCCAAGACAAATGAGTATTCCTTCTGCTCCTCCAGCTGAAGAGGATTCAAAATCCGATGAAAGTGGTTTAGATGTTCACTCCATAGAACAAGACGCGACAAAAGACTTCCCTATATACGACGATAATGTTATCGAACCATCAGAAACGGATGACGATAAAATTGAGTTCAGAGAACGCGAGAAAAGTTCCGAAGAATCAATTCCAGAAAACGATACGTTTACTAATAGAATAgagagatataaaaaaatggaggAGACACTTGATCATAGTCatgaagttttaaaaactacCGAAAGTTCATCAATATACGAAGTAGCTACTTCAACGAGTCCATCTACAACTATCGCTTCGTACTTCGACACTGGGAATTATGCGGTAGAAAATTTCTACCGAAACTCATTAACTTCTCAATCTGTGTCAAATCTGAACGTCGCACAATCACAGAATCCCATGACAATTATGAGAGCGCCGCCTGGCTTCGAATCTTTATATCCAAAACAGTTCTATATTGTgccaaatgaaaattataatgcaTTTGCAACACCAGATGTAAATTCCAGTCAAAAATCAGTAACGTATGTTTTGCCTGATAGTAAcgtatattttgatttagcGAAACCTGAATCCTCACGCTTGACTTATTCATACGTTCCGCCCACTGAAACAAATGTTAAACCAGCCAGTATTATGACAGAAGAATCGACAAATGAAACGAATATTGAGGCTAAGAACATCTTAACAACGGATACAACagaaaatgatattaaattacCAGATTTTGCAACTGTTTTTGGAACAATAAACAAAGACCACCAAGAAAATATTGAAGAAGCTTCACCTACTTTGTCAAACACGGAAACTACCACTAAAGCAATATCTGAATTAACTGAGACTAATAGATcagtatcatcatcatccgATTCAAAAAACGTTGAACCAGAACCAACACGTAATAGGGAAAGTCCTGACGTTTATGATTTCAGTAGATTATCAAGTTACTTTACATCACCATCCCAAACTGACCCATCGAAGTCTTTTTTTGAATTAAGCCAATCAGAAAATCATTACCGACAAGAAAAGACTTCCACATCAACTAGCAAAtgtgataaattaaacattccaCATGAAAAATACGTTTCtagtatgaatttaattaaagatttgaCATCACCCTCAAACATAACATCCATTCCAAAAGAACAAATAGTTAGGACTGTCAATTACTTTActgttctttacgataatgattcttttaatcataataaaaaagaatctaAAACTTCAATTCCACTTGATGTAACAGATtctgatataaatatagatataactCCAGTATCAAATATTGAATGTACTCAAGTAGATGTTATCGAAACTTGTAAGCATTGCTGTAGTATAGAAAGCGGTCTATTTAGAGatataaatgttgaaaatttaaataatctaggtaacaataaagttaaaattagaCAATTTATGAATAAAGATAGTTCTGAATTAAAGAAAGACGTCAATATGGAAGCTAAGAAAGAAGCAACTGGTGACAGATCGTTTACTGTGAATTTTGATAATATCACAATAGAAGATGAAAAAGGAGAAAATGTCGCGATGATGACTGAG AATCGTTCATCCGGAGAGTACAGTCCAGTCAAACACCACTGGTTCTACCGTATGGATAGTGAGGGGAAGTCGTTATGGAAAGGCTTCTCTACTGTCGATTCCACTGCTCTGGAAAATGCCTTCGTTAGCC CGGAATTATCAGAAAGAACACTAGTGCCGACTGACGGTGGTCGATATGATGTGAACGTGGTGGGCAGACTTCGAGTACCCGTCTACTGGTCCGGCAATCCGACTAATGTTATGCG ATGCAGTTGGTTCTACAAAGGCACCACCGATGCGAGATATGTACCCTATTCGGAGCTCGTGGCTGAGAAATTAGAG GAGGAATACAAGCATGGTATCCTAACGGGTGAATGGCATAGGAGATTGATACTGCCGAATGGTGAACTTGTGGTGATGCACGGACCTAGTGTCATGGTGCACTTCCTGCAGACCAGCACAGATGATACCTTCAGCTCTTCTTCT CAAACGACAACACGACCTCGTGTAGTTCGGAGGGGGGTGGCAGAGAGCGAGATTGAAGATACGGAGCCGGGACAAGTGGATCATTTACTGTTGCTATGTCACGGCGTCGGCTCCGCTTGCGATATGAGGTTCCGTCCTGTTGAAGAAGTCG TTGACGACTTCCGAACTACGAGCCTTCAATTGATTCAGTCTCATTACAAAAACTCTTACGAAAGTGGAGTAGTCGGCAGAATAGAG GTTCTACCAATATCTTGGCATTCAACTTTACATTCCGGAGAGAATGGAGTTGATAAAAGACTAGCTCAGATCACACTTGACAGTATACCTAGACTTAGGAATTTTACCAATGACACTGTATTAGATGTACTCTTCTATACAAGTCCTGTTTATTGTCAg acaATAATTGACACAGTGTGCAAGGAATTGAATCGTATATACAGCCTTTTTAAGTCCAGAAACCCTACCTTTACTGGAGGAGTGTCATTGGGAGGTCATTCTTTAGGCAGTGTCATACTTTACGATCTACTATGTCATCAGAAACCATTG gaTGAAATGTGTTCTGATAAGAAATACGTCAATGGCAAAGCCGGGACAGGACAACCTACTGTCAAATATCCGAGATTAGAATTCAAACCAGATGCATTGTATGCACTTGGCAGTCCTATTG CTATATTCGAATGTATCCGAGGTGTAGAAATGCTCGGTTCTGATTTCTGTTTACCGACTTGcagaaagttttttaatatcttccatCCTTATGATCCAATTGCTTACAG aatCGAACCCCTTATCAACCCTCAATTACGTAATGTGAAACCCTTTCAAATACCACATCATAAGGGCAGGAAGAGAATGCATTTAG AATTGAAGGACACAATGGCGCGTGTGGGCGCggacattaaacaaaaattaatagagTCAATAAGAAGTACATGGTCCAGTATGTGGAAGACACAACCACCTAATGATAGACAATTGGAGAAG GTAGTAGAAGAAGAGATGGAGAAAGAACAACTGGCAGAAGATAATAAAGAAGACCCCGTTAATGACACTACCGAG GTAACAAAAGATATGTTAGGTGAATTAAATAAAGGTTGTCGTATAGATTATGTATTACAAGAGGCACCTTTTGAAATGATAAACGAATATTTGTTCGCTATGAGCAGCCATGTTGGTTATTG GGAGTCTGAGGACACGATGTTGCTGATGCTGCGCGAGGTGTACTCAGATCGTGGAGTACGTCCTGATGGCTGCGTGCCTCAGAATACTATGACTATGGATAGAATGCGCTTT gaaaACTCCAGTGATATTGGAaaag ATTACCCATCAACTAGTCGAGGCGGAATATaa